The Candidatus Saccharibacteria bacterium oral taxon 955 DNA segment GTACGATCATCGGTTGAACGGATAAGCAAAAGGTAGGTGTCGAACTTTTCCTCGGCTGGTAGGTTGAGCTTGTCTACCAGTGGACGAAGCTCTGAGATAGCTTCTTGCTTGACTCCATCAAGCTCTCCTGGAATAGTCGGTGGGGCTACTGGGGCGGATACACCAGTCGCTGGCGCTGGCATGGGCGTTGCCATAGGGTCATCGGCAGGAGGGGCCGCTACCGGAGGCGTTCCTGGGGTAGTGTTTATGTCTTGATTGTTGCTATCTGCATCAATATCAGCGTTGACTCCAGCGAGAACTTTTGCAAGCTCCTGGTCATCGCTAATCGGTTGTGTTGTCTGCGATTGAATATCCATGCCCACCTCTAAATGATTTTGTACTTATGCTTACTTACTAAATACTGTATCATGGATAGAGAATACTACGCAAGGGAAAAGGTAGAATATGCTTGACGATACAAATGTAATCAAACAACGTGATGTAAGTGGAGCACTCAATGTAGCGGCGACGCTATATAAGCAGGTCTCATATGACTGTCAACTTGTCAATGCGACGCACGATGGACGTGAGATTGCCGGTGTGATTGTGGCTGGTATGGGCGGTTCGGCGCTTGCTGCCGATGTCGCCAAAGTATTATTGGCACGCGATCTAATGGTTCCATTTGAGGTAGTAAAGGGTTACGAGCTACCAGCTTATGTGGGTAAAAATACTCTAGTAATTGCCAGTAGTCACTCCGGTAATACCGAGGAAACAGTTACTTGCATGAACGAGGCACTTAAGCGCGGTTGTCAGATGGCGGCAATTGCCACTGGCGGTCAGGTAAAAGAGATAGCACAAGCACACGAAGTGATGTATGCTGAGATGCCTCATGATACTCAGCCGCGTATGGGTATGATCTATAACCTCAGGGCACTGCTTAGGATTCTTGTTGAGTTTAGTTTAGTTCATCAGTCGATATATGACGAGTTGGCTGAGGCTGAACAGTGGCTACATAGTGAAAGCGATCTTTGGGCCAAAGAAGTGCCAACCGAGCGAAATTACGCCAAACAGCTGGCGCTAATTGCCGTTGGTAAGACGCCGGTGTTTTATGCGGGTAGCTTGATGGCGCCGGTTGCTTATAAGTGGAAAATCAGCTGGAATGAAAATGCCAAAAATGTTGCATTTTGGAACTATCTACCGGAATTTAATCATAACGAATTTCTAGGCTGGACAAGTCATCCTGTCGAAAAACCATTTGCTGTATTTGATCTCGTGAGCGAACTGGAGAATCCGCGTACACTAAAACGATTCTCACTGAGCGACAAGCTCCTTTCTGGCCGTCGTCCAAAAGCTACAGTCGTGCCTATCGAAGGAGATAGTCTACTCAAGCAGATGCTCTGGGGTTCTATATTGGCTGATTTTGTCAGTATTTATGTTGCGATTCTCAATGGTGTCGACCCAACCCAGGTTGATTTAATCGAGAAATTCAAAAAAGAGCTTGCTTAGCTCGTCTTACGTTATCTAGTGATATTGACGTAGTGATACGATGGTGTTTTTGCGAGCCGCTTTGATTGCTGGATAGCTTCCAAAAACGACGCCAACAATAGTCGCCATAGCAAAGGCTGTAGCGGCGGTCTGCCAGGTAAATGCAGGCGTAAAGTAGAGAAATACGCTGACCGAGAACGCCATTACGTAGCCGAGAATATATCCAAACAACCCGCCAAGTAGGCTAATTATCAGCGATTCCATTAAAAACTGAGCAGTAATGTTATATTGGTTGGCGCCCACCGCCTTACGAATACCGATCTCTCGTGTGCGTTCGGCGACCCCGACAAGCATGATATTCATGATACCAATGCCACCGACAAAGAGTGAAATGGCGGCAATAGCAGTCATTACGTCTGTGATTGCATTAAATAGTTGATTGCTTGGGCGAGTAATGGCGTCTCCGGTAGTGATCGAGAAGTCTTCCTCGTCGAGATGCTGAGAGAGCAGTTTCTGCTTGGCCTGCGAAGTTAGCTCAGCCAGATTAGAAGCGTCCTTTGCGAGCAGGTTAATCTGTTGAATTTGTGATCTTCCCTGGTGAAATAGCTTACCACGCTCGAAGTTAACAATAACGGCACGGTTAAGGTCGACGTTATTGAAGTTAATTGGATTATTTGACCGTTTCATCACACCAATTACGGTGAATTGCTGACCACGCATTGTAAATAGTTGGCCAATTGGTCGATCAGTGTTAAAGAGCTCAAGCGATAAATCTTCGCCAATAACAGCTGTGGTACTGTCGGTGGCGTCGTCTAGAAACTGACCAGCTTTCATCGATACGTGTGTTACTTTCGTAAAGCTTGGCGTGGTCGCAAGGATTGTGCTGTCTTTGACAGTTTTTCGATCAGTCTTAAGTGAGCCGTCTATAGTCATGAGAGGGACGACCGTATCAAGATTTTTCATGCCGGTTAACGCCTGTATGTCGGCTTCTGTTAGTGTACTAACACTAAAAGTCTGCTGGATTATTGGGTTTATTAGGGCGTTTGGATCGCGCGTCTGAACGCTTGGACGAATAACAGCAATCCTACCGTCCAGTGCTTCGACCTGACCACCGATCATCTGCTTGACGCCACCACTAATAGCTAGGATGCAGGTAACACTAGCAATACCTATAGTAATTCCTAGCACAGTAAGTATTGTACGGACGCGGTTACTTTTTAGTGTACGATAGGCATTTTCGAAATGATCAATCCACATGAATGTCATGATTTCGCTTCCTTTTTAGTCGTCTTTTTGGTGGTTCGTTTTTTGGCAGGCTTACTTTTTGCTGTTTGCTCGCTTTTGGAATTTTTCTTAGCAGTCTTTTTGACGGTTTCTTTAGTTTTCTTCGTTTTCTCTAGTTTGTCGGACTTTTTCTGCGCACGCTTATGGCTCAATGGGATTTTAACTAATTTATCACTAGTCTTGGTGTTGGCGCGAACTTGGGTGTCGCTGGCAATTTTCCCATCTAGCATATTGATAACGCGACTAGCGTAGCTGGTGAGGTTGGGGTTATGGGTCACCATTATGATGGTGTTACCTTTTTTGTGAAGCTCGGCCAGTTCTTCCATGATTACATGGCTACTGCGAGAGTCGAGGTTGCCAGTCGGTTCGTCGGCGAGGATTATGCTCGGCTCATTCACGAGGGCACGAGCGATTGCGACACGTTGCATTTGGCCACCTGATAGTTGCCAGGGCATGTAGTATTCACGCTCCTGGAGATGAAATGTCTTTAGGATGTTGCTCGCACGCTCGAGTCGTTTGGTACGAGAGAGGCCTTTATATGTGAGGGGGAGGGCGACGTTTTCTAGAATAGTTAAGCGGTTGATTAGGTTGAAGCTTTGAAATACGATACCGATCTGATTTGAGCGCACCTTTGCCTGTTGTTTACTCGATAGGCGGTGGACAAGCTTACCATTAAGGAGGTACTCTCCCTCATCAGCACGATCTAAGAGGCCGATGATATTTAAAAGGGTGGTTTTGCCACACCCGCTGGGGCCCATTACTGCGATAAACTCACCTTGCTCAATTTTGAGAGTCACTTCATCGAGTGCGTTAAGAGCGGCATCACCGCGTCCATACTGTTTGGTGAGCTTTTTTAAATGAATGACTGGTGTTGGTGTGGTGGACTTTGCCATGTCTAATCTATTATAGTCAGGTGTTATGGCATAAAGCAACAGATATAAAATGTATAAAATACAACTTTTCTATTATAAACACAAGAGTGATGGGCCATGGGTTTAGAAAATTGATATAATATGTGGTGTACGGAGAGGTGACCGAGTGGTTGAAGGTGCATGCCTGGAACGCGTGTGTACTCAGCAATGAGTACCGAGGGTTCGAATCCCTCTCTCTCCGCCATGAGGTTTAGTTATGTAGCTCTTGTCGTGATCAGACACTATACTTTTGAATAGTACTCTCCTAAGAGTTTTTGTTTTATGGGTTTATTGACCGATATTATGGAGCGATGCATAATAGGTGGGCTGTTTAATTTTTGGGGAGGTGACATGGGAAAAAGAGAACCGTTAAAGGCGGGTGAGAGGTGTGAGGTAGAGACTGAGGAGCAGGCGAGGTGGTATAAAACGGTTCTAGAGTTTGCTCGGACTGCGTTTAATGGCACGTATCCTGATGCAGTAACCTATGTCAATGTAGGCTATGACGCAGAAGAAGAGTTTCCTAGAGCCAGCTGGGATACTATTCATCTGGCGGTTAGTCAGGCGCGTCGAGAACTGGGCGAGGAACTCGAAGAATAACTCTTCATCGACTAATCAGTAGATAATATTAGGTAGATTCACGTCTACATCTGCAGTTTAGCCAGTGATGAGAACTTAAATCACATTAAAGGAGTTGGTCTATGAAAGACATTTTAGCTAGCAAGAGGTCGCGAGAGATTTTCACACGAGAGTGTCCTATGCTGTTCGGTCTTAGTAATCAGGTTTTTCTACCTACTGACGCGAAGCTTGATGGACAGGTGTCGCAAGCTATTGAAGAGGTGTTAGATGAGAACGACGGTATTTTGGATTGGCACTTACTCC contains these protein-coding regions:
- a CDS encoding FtsX-like permease family protein, with the protein product MTFMWIDHFENAYRTLKSNRVRTILTVLGITIGIASVTCILAISGGVKQMIGGQVEALDGRIAVIRPSVQTRDPNALINPIIQQTFSVSTLTEADIQALTGMKNLDTVVPLMTIDGSLKTDRKTVKDSTILATTPSFTKVTHVSMKAGQFLDDATDSTTAVIGEDLSLELFNTDRPIGQLFTMRGQQFTVIGVMKRSNNPINFNNVDLNRAVIVNFERGKLFHQGRSQIQQINLLAKDASNLAELTSQAKQKLLSQHLDEEDFSITTGDAITRPSNQLFNAITDVMTAIAAISLFVGGIGIMNIMLVGVAERTREIGIRKAVGANQYNITAQFLMESLIISLLGGLFGYILGYVMAFSVSVFLYFTPAFTWQTAATAFAMATIVGVVFGSYPAIKAARKNTIVSLRQYH
- a CDS encoding SIS domain-containing protein, whose translation is MLDDTNVIKQRDVSGALNVAATLYKQVSYDCQLVNATHDGREIAGVIVAGMGGSALAADVAKVLLARDLMVPFEVVKGYELPAYVGKNTLVIASSHSGNTEETVTCMNEALKRGCQMAAIATGGQVKEIAQAHEVMYAEMPHDTQPRMGMIYNLRALLRILVEFSLVHQSIYDELAEAEQWLHSESDLWAKEVPTERNYAKQLALIAVGKTPVFYAGSLMAPVAYKWKISWNENAKNVAFWNYLPEFNHNEFLGWTSHPVEKPFAVFDLVSELENPRTLKRFSLSDKLLSGRRPKATVVPIEGDSLLKQMLWGSILADFVSIYVAILNGVDPTQVDLIEKFKKELA
- a CDS encoding ATP-binding cassette domain-containing protein, giving the protein MAKSTTPTPVIHLKKLTKQYGRGDAALNALDEVTLKIEQGEFIAVMGPSGCGKTTLLNIIGLLDRADEGEYLLNGKLVHRLSSKQQAKVRSNQIGIVFQSFNLINRLTILENVALPLTYKGLSRTKRLERASNILKTFHLQEREYYMPWQLSGGQMQRVAIARALVNEPSIILADEPTGNLDSRSSHVIMEELAELHKKGNTIIMVTHNPNLTSYASRVINMLDGKIASDTQVRANTKTSDKLVKIPLSHKRAQKKSDKLEKTKKTKETVKKTAKKNSKSEQTAKSKPAKKRTTKKTTKKEAKS